From the genome of Danio rerio strain Tuebingen ecotype United States chromosome 2, GRCz12tu, whole genome shotgun sequence, one region includes:
- the LOC103910036 gene encoding probable G-protein coupled receptor 148: MTNTSDQMDLAFLLKAGYSSSNLAESKTLLETVKAFVHFGAFIVTGLFTCLITATVQHSQDLRQNPRYVLLCQHCICVAGFNIMGAVVHGLRSLRWPVSRIICWILFDLQVVMARGLMITLTLMSISTCLSICMPLRYPILVQRFHRWVMLVACVLALLNPVLFTILACLRFPWDYVVGLDTKCSTALEGTACIASAVAMLLLMVLLIIISYVAIYLEGRRAGHFTRSNSKGRCTILIHSLQMSLHILPSLIIISRRVESLPVAISIFILFSFVQSLSPVVFGLRCKELYKEMPRFFPCQWEAFNCRGHNGSIDTTSTGTITSAETGASTETCISSCMVSNTTCSIITEREDDNELQTSGTW, from the exons ATGACTAATACCAGCGATCAGATGGATTTGGCTTTTCTGCTTAAAGCAG GGTATAGTAGCTCCAATCTTGCTGAAAGCAAGACGCTTTTGGAGACTGTAAAAGCATTTGTCCATTTTGGAGCTTTCATAGTCACCGGTCTCTTCACTTGCCTCATCACTGCAACAGTGCAGCACAGCCAAGATCTGAGGCAGAACCCGCGGTACGTCCTGTTGTGCCAACACTGCATCTGCGTGGCTGGCTTTAACATCATGGGTGCAGTTGTGCATGGTCTCCGCAGCCTACGTTGGCCAGTCTCTCGAATAATCTGCTGGATTCTTTTCGACCTGCAGGTGGTGATGGCACGAGGTTTGATGATCACCCTCACATTAATGTCCATCAGCACCTGTCTGTCTATTTGCATGCCACTCCGTTACCCCATTCTGGTCCAGCGTTTCCACCGTTGGGTCATGCTGGTGGCCTGTGTTCTCGCCTTGCTTAACCCCGTATTGTTCACCATTCTAGCCTGTTTGCGCTTTCCATGGGACTACGTGGTTGGTTTAGACACAAAGTGCTCTACAGCTTTGGAAGGCACTGCTTGCATTGCCAGTGCTGTTGCAATGCTGTTGCTGATGGTGCTTCTCATAATCATAAGCTATGTTGCTATTTACCTGGAAGGCAGACGTGCTGGTCATTTCACACGGTCCAACAGTAAGGGTCGCTGCACCATTCTCATCCACAGCCTGCAGATGAGCCTGCACATCTTGCCCTCCCTCATCATCATTTCCCGGCGCGTGGAGTCGCTCCCTGTGGCGATTTCGATTTTCATCCTCTTCAGTTTTGTGCAGTCTCTGAGCCCTGTGGTGTTCGGCTTGCGCTGCAAAGAGCTCTACAAGGAGATGCCACGTTTCTTTCCATGCCAGTGGGAAGCCTTTAATTGCCGTGGTCACAATGGAAGCATAGACACTACCAGCACTGGGACTATAACCAGTGCAGAAACTGGAGCCAGTACAGAGACTTGCATCTCCTCCTGTATGGTCAGCAACACCACGTGTAGCATTATCACAGAGCGAGAGGATGACAATGAGCTACAGACAAGTGGAACATGGTGA